The proteins below are encoded in one region of Candidatus Brocadiaceae bacterium:
- a CDS encoding UPF0175 family protein, with the protein MSVKYSIEIPEKIIKTLGFKESEMGATLKKELAAYFFQRNLLSFGQARQLAELSVMDFLDLLRERKVPLHYDIAEYEEDLKTIQELT; encoded by the coding sequence ATGTCAGTTAAATATAGTATAGAAATACCGGAAAAAATAATAAAAACGCTTGGATTTAAAGAAAGTGAAATGGGCGCAACCCTTAAAAAAGAACTTGCCGCGTATTTTTTTCAAAGGAACCTCTTGAGCTTTGGTCAGGCAAGGCAGCTCGCAGAGTTGTCTGTGATGGATTTCCTTGATCTCTTGAGAGAAAGAAAAGTCCCGCTTCACTATGATATTGCAGAATATGAAGAAGATTTAAAAACAATCCAGGAACTTACATGA
- a CDS encoding nucleotidyltransferase family protein: MNTPDKLLNHLTPLELLNLYLSEGKSVGSKESRLYQKFNRELTWDAMLNEGYQADLAPLLHYIITKTYTCTLKPACPVESTYSTGASPEKTSTTSPGPSVHSTQSSSLSFLSSAISPEVLQKLETRYKEQLVNNLIQFNELDKILNVFEKEGVDVIQLKGADLAKNYFPDQALRPMEDIDLLVRETEIKRACEYFISNGYELVKHLTFENEDDYEEDHFHFPYVKHFKNVPMAVEIHQDIARNESFINHNISEIWRNHLHITDNHKHIFKLDKEIFRIMKVNHAFF, from the coding sequence ATGAATACTCCTGACAAATTACTAAATCATTTAACTCCCCTCGAACTCCTCAACCTGTACTTATCAGAAGGAAAATCGGTAGGATCCAAAGAGAGCAGACTCTACCAGAAATTCAACAGGGAACTAACCTGGGATGCAATGCTGAACGAAGGCTACCAGGCAGACCTGGCACCTTTGCTTCATTACATTATTACCAAAACCTATACCTGCACCCTGAAACCTGCCTGCCCCGTGGAATCAACATATTCCACTGGGGCTAGCCCTGAGAAGACTTCTACTACTTCACCAGGACCCTCAGTCCACAGCACTCAGTCCTCATCACTAAGCTTTTTGTCCTCTGCAATCTCCCCCGAGGTTTTACAGAAGCTTGAAACCAGGTACAAAGAGCAATTAGTAAACAATTTAATACAATTTAATGAGCTGGATAAAATATTGAATGTCTTTGAAAAAGAAGGGGTAGATGTTATTCAACTCAAAGGGGCAGATCTAGCAAAAAACTACTTTCCCGATCAGGCGTTGCGTCCTATGGAAGATATTGATTTACTTGTTCGAGAAACGGAAATAAAAAGAGCATGCGAATATTTTATCAGCAATGGATATGAATTAGTTAAACATTTAACTTTTGAAAATGAAGACGATTATGAGGAGGATCATTTTCATTTTCCATATGTGAAACATTTTAAGAATGTTCCAATGGCAGTGGAAATTCATCAAGATATAGCAAGAAATGAATCTTTTATTAATCATAATATTAGTGAAATTTGGAGAAATCATTTACATATAACTGATAATCATAAACATATTTTTAAGCTCGATAAGGAAATTTTTCGAATAATGAAGGTGAACCATGCATTTTTTTAG